AGGCTGGCCCCGCCGACGAGGGCCCCATCGATGTCCGGCTCGGCCATGAACTCGGCGATATTCTCCGGCTTGACGCTGCCGCCGTACTGGATCCGGACCTGGTCGGCCACGGACGGTCCGGCGGCCTCGGCGATGAGCCGGCGGATGAGCGAGCACCCTTCACGGGCGTCGGCGGCGGTGGCGGCGATGCCCGTCCCGATCGCCCAAACTGGCTCGTAGGCCACGACGACCTGCCGGACTTCGTCCGGGCCGAGGCCGGCCAGGGCCCCCTTCAGCTGCCTGGTGACGACCTCGGCGGTCTTCCCCGCCTGGCGCTCCTCGAGCCGCTCCCCGACGCAGATGATCGGGGTCAGGCCGAAGGCCAGGGCGCCGCGAGCCCGCTTGTTTACACCCTCATCGGTCTCGCCGAAGTGCTGCCGGCGTTCCGAATGGCCGACGATGACATAGGCACAACCGATGGCCTTGAGCATGGCCGGGGATACTTCACCGGTGAAGGGCCCCTCTTTCTCCCAATGGGCGTTCTGGGCGCCCAGTTTCAGCGGCGTGCCGGCAACGGCCCCGGCGACCGATTCAAGGGCGGTGAAGGGCGGGCACAGGACCACCTCGACCCGCTGCCCGGCCAGGTCACCGACGGCCAGGGCGACCTCCTCGCCCAGGGTTCGACCGTCGGACCCGGTCTTGTACATCTTCCAGTTGCCGGCAATGATGGGTTTCCGCACGCAATTTCCCCCTAACAGCTGTCGGCTAGGCCATATTATACCACAGCCCGGCTTGACGAGCCCCCCGCCGGTCGGGATAATAAACCCTGGCGGGGGGTTGGCCCCCGGCGGGACATCAGACCCCTGGAGGTGGCGATTCTTGGAACTCTGGTTTACCGAACAGCAGACCCCTGATCTCCGTCTGGACCTCCGGATCGACCGGACCCTCGTCAACGAGAAGACCCAGTATCAAGACCTGGCCCTGGTCGAAACCCGGCAGTACGGTCGGATGCTGGTCCTCGACGGTTGCGTGATGACCACCGAGAAGGACGAGTTCGTCTACCATGAGATGATCGCCCACGTGCCGCTGGCCACCCACCCCGCGCCCCGCAAGGTCCTGGTCGTCGGCGGGGGCGACGGCGGGGTCATCCGCGAGGCCCTCCGGCACCCCACGGTGGAGCGGGCCGTCCTCGCCGAAATCGACGGCCAGGTGATCAAGCGCAGCCAGGAGTTCCTTCCGTCGATCGCCGGCGCCCTCACCGACCCCCGGGTAACCCTGGCCGTGGGCGACGGGATCAAGCACGTCAAGGAGCACCGCGGGGAATACGACGTCATCGTCTGCGACTCGACCGACCCCATCGGACCGGCCGTCGGTCTCTTCTCGCGGGAGTTCTACGCCGATGTCAGGGAGGCCCTGACCCCGGACGGCATCTTCGTCGCCCAGTCCGAGTCCCCCTTCCTCCACGGCGAACTGATCGCCCGGGTGGTCAAGGACCTGGCCGCGGTTTTCCCGGTGGCCCGCCTGTATTGGGCGGTCATCCCGACCTACCCCGGGGCGATGTGGACCTTCGCCATCGGGTCAAAGAAGCATGACCCGGCCGCCGACTTCCGGCGGGTCGAGCTGCCGACCAAGTATTACTCGTCGGACATCCACCGGGCGTCCTTCGTCCTGCCACCGTTCGTCGCCGAGCGCCTCAAGTAGACCGGAGAGCTGGGAATCGTCTCCTGGACGCGACCCGAACATTGCCATCTTACCTGCACCGAGACCGGGCTGGAAATTCCGCCCGGTCTTTCCTTTCGGAAGGATTTGGCTCGCTTGGTGTCTAATACTAAGCCGGTTGAGCGAATCGGGGAAGGTGGTGGTATCGGGCCTCTGGGGTCGGGTCGCTCCGGAAGGAGAGCCCGGCATCATTGTTGTATGGGCCTATTTTACAGAAGAGGAGGACCATAATGAAGCGGGCATCCAACCGTGTTCTGGTGGCCATCCTGGTGTCGGCTCTGGTCTTTGGTCTGAGCCTCGGCGCGCTTCCCAACCCCTCCTTCGCCGCCGCCGAACAGGTCAAGATCACCATCCTCGGGACCAGCGACCTTCACGGCTCCATCTACCCATTCGACTACAACACCAACTCGACCAGCGCCGTCGGCCTGGCCAAGCTGGCCACATTGATCGCCAAGGACCGCGCGGCCAACCCGAACACACTGCTGGTCGATTCGGGCGACCTGATCCAGGGGACGGCCCTGTCCTACTACCACAACATGATCGACAACGCCCCGGCCGATCCAATGGCCCTGGTGATGAACTCTCTGGCCTATGACTCGTTCACTGTCGGCAATCATGAGTTCAATTTCGGCCTCGACATCCTGAGCAAGGTCAAGGGCGAGGCCAAGTTCCCCTTCCTGTCGGCCAACATCCTAAAGGCCGACGGAACCCCGTACTTCACCCCCTACGTCGTCAAGACGGTCGGCGGGGTCAAGGTCGGCCTCCTCGGCCTGACCACCGAGGGCGTCCCGAGCTGGGAGAAGCCTGAGAATTACGCCGGGCTGACCTTCTCCAGTGCGGTCGACGCGGCCAAGAAGTACGTCCCCATCCTCCGCGACACCGAGAAGGTCGACCTGGTCGTGGTCGTCGACCACAGCGGCCTCGAGGTCGACACGAAGAGCTTCGCCCCGATCACCCAGGCCGTCCCCGGTGAGAACCACGTTTACGCCGTGGCTCAGGTGCCCGGCATCGACGTCATGGTCACCGGGCACGCCCACGCCGACATCGGTAATCTCGTCCTGCCCAACGGCGTGCTGGTGGTCGCCCCGAAGAATAACGGAACCAGGCTGTCCAAGATCGACGTGACCATGGAGGCCACCGGCGACACGGCCAAGCCGTGGAAGGTCGCCGCCAAGACCAGCACCAACGAACTCGTTGATAGCAGTACCGTCGCCGAACAGGCCGTCCTCGACCTGGCCAAGACCTACCACGACAAGGCCAACACCTGGATGGACACCCCCATCGGCACCGCCCTCGGCGACTTCTCCAAGACTGATGCCCGGATCAAGGACACGGCCATCGTCGACCTGATCAACGCGGTCCAGATGAAGTACGCCGGGACGGACCTGTCCCTGGCGGCCTTCTTCAACACCAACGCGGCGATGACCAAGGGTCCGATCACGATGCGCCAGATGTACGCCCTATACTGGTACGACAACACCCTCTACGCCAACGAAGTGACCGGAGCCCAGCTGAAAGAGGCGATGGAGTGGTCGGCCCAGTACTACAACACCTACAACTTCGGGACCGACTTCTCCCCGCTGATCAACCCGAGCGTCCGCGACTACAACTACGACATGTACTCCGGCATCAACTACAAGATCGACATCACCAAGCCGGTCGGCAGCCGGATCTATGACCTGACCTATCACGGCCAGCCGGTGGATCCGAACGGCAAGTACAAGATCGCCCTGAACAACTACCGGGCGACCGGCGGCCCCGGGGTCTCCAAGGGGACCATCCTCTACAAGTCGGTCGACGAGGTCCGCAACCTCATCGCCAACTACGTCAAGGACAAGGGCTCCATCGCCCCGGTGGTCGAC
The genomic region above belongs to Bacillota bacterium and contains:
- the tpiA gene encoding triose-phosphate isomerase; its protein translation is MRKPIIAGNWKMYKTGSDGRTLGEEVALAVGDLAGQRVEVVLCPPFTALESVAGAVAGTPLKLGAQNAHWEKEGPFTGEVSPAMLKAIGCAYVIVGHSERRQHFGETDEGVNKRARGALAFGLTPIICVGERLEERQAGKTAEVVTRQLKGALAGLGPDEVRQVVVAYEPVWAIGTGIAATAADAREGCSLIRRLIAEAAGPSVADQVRIQYGGSVKPENIAEFMAEPDIDGALVGGASLKADSFAGIVRGGAAAKG
- the speE gene encoding polyamine aminopropyltransferase; amino-acid sequence: MELWFTEQQTPDLRLDLRIDRTLVNEKTQYQDLALVETRQYGRMLVLDGCVMTTEKDEFVYHEMIAHVPLATHPAPRKVLVVGGGDGGVIREALRHPTVERAVLAEIDGQVIKRSQEFLPSIAGALTDPRVTLAVGDGIKHVKEHRGEYDVIVCDSTDPIGPAVGLFSREFYADVREALTPDGIFVAQSESPFLHGELIARVVKDLAAVFPVARLYWAVIPTYPGAMWTFAIGSKKHDPAADFRRVELPTKYYSSDIHRASFVLPPFVAERLK
- a CDS encoding 5'-nucleotidase C-terminal domain-containing protein, producing MKRASNRVLVAILVSALVFGLSLGALPNPSFAAAEQVKITILGTSDLHGSIYPFDYNTNSTSAVGLAKLATLIAKDRAANPNTLLVDSGDLIQGTALSYYHNMIDNAPADPMALVMNSLAYDSFTVGNHEFNFGLDILSKVKGEAKFPFLSANILKADGTPYFTPYVVKTVGGVKVGLLGLTTEGVPSWEKPENYAGLTFSSAVDAAKKYVPILRDTEKVDLVVVVDHSGLEVDTKSFAPITQAVPGENHVYAVAQVPGIDVMVTGHAHADIGNLVLPNGVLVVAPKNNGTRLSKIDVTMEATGDTAKPWKVAAKTSTNELVDSSTVAEQAVLDLAKTYHDKANTWMDTPIGTALGDFSKTDARIKDTAIVDLINAVQMKYAGTDLSLAAFFNTNAAMTKGPITMRQMYALYWYDNTLYANEVTGAQLKEAMEWSAQYYNTYNFGTDFSPLINPSVRDYNYDMYSGINYKIDITKPVGSRIYDLTYHGQPVDPNGKYKIALNNYRATGGPGVSKGTILYKSVDEVRNLIANYVKDKGSIAPVVDNNWLLTPDWVTHWAKSYIDRVVRYNVMDRYADNTFQPDKNITVLEFYKSLNKAYGTNVPASAGNAALTRDKAVEALTTAAIGLSSSGGSIDLSGYGDAAQLSTSAKVAYSIAIEKGWVTGKPDHTLQPKGLVTRAEAAAMLARARYPEITLLTTNDFHGRINKDDQKTSSGAYYGGSSVVASYITRERAQNPTGTLVMDAGDAFQGTAVSTLLKGKPVADLMNDEGYDVMELGNHEFDWGVQAIQDRVAQAKFPILAANVFKKGTTERPDWAKPYVFFEKEGLKIGVIGVITSETPTIVVADNVKDLDFKDPTMIVNILAPQLRYMGADVVVVLSHVGGTQDSKTGVVSGELATMAKSIGGVDAIVGGHSHSTVAAKINGVPVVEAYYQGRALGEIVLTVDGVSHQVLNSKVQTITTYQSDVTADSAIQAKVDQYNKDLGPVFGEVIGKTEINLDNTRTQPSALGDLITDVMKNVAGADIALTNPGGIRTAIPAGDIIVGKMWEVDPFSNTLCTATYTGAEIKAVIE